One Paroedura picta isolate Pp20150507F chromosome 3, Ppicta_v3.0, whole genome shotgun sequence genomic window carries:
- the LOC143832363 gene encoding uncharacterized protein LOC143832363 has product MAPRIRLNIAKSLPTISEAREDTLEDTTSNTKTFENVYVSPDCSLGEEYLQSICQLAKPTYPVSPGSQQKTQDVNKAEVLPSGHRGSNLSETPKAAPRYKVTNTLLGVISLQRNVLDHVKTYSHSRTDPLEELYTDAQKTFYWRRCPDHKESVGFDYSRHRCHGTSLSRPQEKNTEKKDVISFPRLPSPRPMQRGNSCPELKSLQTQGKMPTLEHGPSQKENDPLVINGKPIWLHAARENSVSGQIVRRAQRDQKPLSAVTGPGEEQMKPFAYDQNIKREVSNREACVGLFHNSQKGTTHHWISEYQCAWKEAKLRACLLPAISES; this is encoded by the coding sequence ATGGCTCCCCGGATAAGACTAAACATAGCAAAGTCTCTCCCGACCATAAGTGAAGCCCGAGAAGATACTCTAGAAGACACAACGAGCAACACAAAAACCTTTGAAAATGTTTATGTGAGCCCAGACTGTTCCTTGGGTGAAGAATACCTCCAGTCCATTTGCCAGCTGGCAAAACCCACCTATCCGGTATCACCAGGAAGTCAGCAAAAAACCCAAGATGTGAACAAAGCAGAAGTGTTGCCCAGTGGCCACAGAGGCTCAAACCTGTCTGAGACACCAAAAGCAGCCCCCAGATATAAAGTAACCAACACCCTTCTTGGTGTGATATCGTTGCAAAGAAATGTTCTTGATCATGTCAAAACTTACTCTCATTCTAGAACAGATCCACTGGAAGAGCTGTATACAGATGCACAGAAGACCTTCTACTGGAGGAGATGTCCTGACCACAAGGAGAGTGTTGGTTTTGATTACTCACGGCACCGTTGCCATGGAACCAGTTTATCCAGGCCTcaagaaaaaaacacagagaagaaagACGTCATCAGTTTCCCCAGGCTCCCTTCCCCAAGACCAATGCAGAGGGGGAACAGTTGCCCAGAGCTAAAGAGTCTGCAAACCCAAGGGAAGATGCCAACTCTGGAGCATGGCCCCAGTCAGAAAGAAAATGACCCTCTTGTTATTAATGGCAAACCAATCTGGCTGCATGCAGCCCGAGAAAATTCAGTGAGCGGCCAGATTGTGAGACGTGCCCAAAGAGATCAGAAGCCTCTGAGTGCAGTGACAGGCCCTGGAGAAGAACAAATGAAACCTTTTGCTTATGACCAAAATATAAAGAGAGAAGTGAGTAACAGAGAAGCATGTGTGGGGCTGTTCCACAACAGTCAGAAAGGCACAACCCATCACTGGATTTCTGAATACCAGTGTGCTTGGAAAGAAGCAAAGCTCAGAGCTTGCTTGCTACCTGCTATTTCAGAGTCATGA